Proteins encoded in a region of the Lepidochelys kempii isolate rLepKem1 chromosome 24, rLepKem1.hap2, whole genome shotgun sequence genome:
- the LOC140902671 gene encoding C-X-C chemokine receptor type 3-like, whose amino-acid sequence MVAARGPDRDGGNQALHRIIFSGDDVSYLMENTSFYPDYYNESDTCCSVPPCTSKSIQAFDRVFLPVLYSLLFPLGLCGNCMVMAVLLQCKRPLAGTDVFILNLALADVLLVVTLPFWAVQAVHGWVFSTGTCKLVGSIFKINFYSSIFFLVCISFDRYLSIVHAVHMYKRNKSHLMVASCLVVWGVCILLTMPDFLYLEVKKDYRLNTTLCSHNFSINTSLYWKTALRICYHMLGFFLPLAAMLYCYTCIIHTLMHSQGFHKHKAMRVILTVVVVFFLCWTPYHLALLANTLIDLQVVGRDCGREASLDITMSVTASLGYFHCCLNPLLYAFLGIKFRNKFLELLGRVGCVSREFLHRHIQTPSQRKDSTWSETTEASYSGL is encoded by the exons ATGGTAGCAGCAAGAGGCCCTGACAGAGATGGGGGCAACCAGGCACTGCACCGA ATTATCTTCAGTGGAGATGATGTCTCCTACCTGATGGAGAACACCAGCTTCTACCCTGACTACTACAACGAGAGTGACAcctgctgctctgtcccaccCTGCACCTCCAAGAGTATccaagcctttgacagggtcttCCTGCCAGTCCTCTACAGCCTGCTGTTCCCGCTGGGGCTATGCGGGAACTGCATGGTGATGGCTGTGCTACTGCAGTGCAAGAGGCCCCTGGCTGGGACCGACGTGTTCATCCTCAACCTGGCACTCGCCGACGTACTGCTGGTGGTGACACTCCCCTTCTGGGCAGTGCAGGCTGTGCACGGCTGGGTCTTCAGCACGGGCACCTGCAAGCTGGTCGGCTCCATCTTCAAGATCAATTTCTACTCCAGCATCTTCTTCCTGGTGTGCATCAGCTTCGACCGGTACCTCTCCATCGTCCACGCCGTGCACATGTACAAGAGGAACAAGTCTCATCTGATGGTGGCCAGCTGCCTGGTGGTCTGGGGCGTCTGCATCCTCTTGACCATGCCGGATTTCCTGTACCTGGAAGTCAAGAAGGACTATCGCCTCAACACCACTTTGTGCTCCCACAACTTCTCCATCAACACCTCCCTGTACTGGAAAACGGCCCTGCGCATCTGCTACCACATGTTGGGCTTCTTCCTGCCTCTGGCAGCCATGCTGTACTGCTACACCTGCATTATCCACACTCTGATGCACTCCCAGGGCTTCCACAAGCACAAGGCCATGCGGGTCATCCTGACGGTGGTGGTCGTTTTCTTTTTGTGCTGGACACCCTACCACCTGGCCCTGCTGGCAAACACGCTGATTGACCTGCAGGTGGTGGGGCGGGACTGTGGCAGGGAGGCCAGCCTGGACATCACCATGTCTGTCACTGCCAGCCTAGGCTACTTCCACTGctgcctcaaccccctgctctacgCCTTTCTTGGCATCAAGTTCCGCAACAAGTTCTTGGAGCTGCTGGGCCGCGTGGGCTGTGTGAGCCGCGAGTTCCTGCACAGACACATACAGACACCGAGCCAGCGCAAGGATTCCACCTGGTCGGAGACCACTGAGGCCTCCTACTCAGGGCTCTAG